Genomic segment of Prinia subflava isolate CZ2003 ecotype Zambia chromosome 4, Cam_Psub_1.2, whole genome shotgun sequence:
AACTTAATCTCTGCCACGGCGTAGCTCTCTGGCCAGATTGTGCTTGGGGTGTAGCCTTGCCTTGGCTCGCTGCTTGCAAAGATGTCGGTGTTGTCTTCCCGCACCCCAAACAGCATCTCAATCCGGAAGCTTTCTTGGCCATTGCTCACCTTGAATTGGCAGGAGCgcctggagggcagcagcactAAATGCCAATTGTGTGCCTGAGGCAAGGCTGGCCAGATTGCTCTCATCAGCTGGCAGAACCAGCGGGCCGTTTTCTCCACATCCAGGTAGGAGTCTCTGCACAGGGACTGAAGGACGTTGGGATGCTCGTCGCCCTCCAGTTCCTCGTCGGGGTGGTGCAGGAGGCACAGCACCTGCTcgtcctgctgctccctcccgcAGGTGCACACCTGCTCCACACGGATGCGGAAGTTCAGCTCGCTCCTCTGCCCTTCAGTGTCCGTCTCCAGGTGGAAGCTGTGCCCTCGGGGAGGAGTCATGGGTATGAGCACCTGGTACACAACATCCTGCTCACGGGGACTCCAACCCTCAAAGGCACTGCCCACCGCAATGGCTTCATGCAGGACCGGGTAGAAAGTGGTGGACAAGACGTGTGGAAAGTAAAATGCCAAACTCTCCATCAGGGCAGCTGTCCACCGGCACCCTCTCTCCAGGTCCTGCACAGGCCACTGGATGCGCTGCAGTAACATTCTTCCAAtctcatcatcctcatcatgGTTATCAGCTTCATTTCCAACAGCTGCATTTGCAGCCTCATTGCCAACTTCATTTCCACCAGCTCCTTCTTCATTTGCAGCAATGTTGCCCACTTCCTGGCCATGTCCAGCATCATTGCCATTTTCCTCCCCATTCACATCGTTGTCCTCTTcacgctcctctctcctctggcTCCTTTTCCCCCAGATATACCACAGGGCCAAGACAAGGAGCACCCGCGCAGCAGGAGCCCAGACCTGCCAGTGCTGCAAGGCAGACCACGGCAGGTCTCTCTGGGCCCAGAAATCCTGCTCCAGGGCCAGCTGCTCCAactcctgctccagagccagctgctCCACCTCCATCTCCAGACGCATCTTCACCTCTTCCTGGAACCTTGCACGTGCCTCCATTCGCAGACGTGTCGCCTTGTCCAAGCCATCACCCACGGGCTTTGGGTATTGGTGTAAAATTTGCAAGAGCAAGAACCACAATACCCAGGTATCCATGGTCTgcaagaggagggagagaaggccttcagtggtgctgggagggaggcagcaggcagtggggacagcagggatggcagTGCCAGGAATGTGGGGACAGGAAGGATAGGGCCCCAGACAGCTGGCAAGCAGCGAGGCCTGTCCTGCTTCCCAAGCACcaccagcaacagcagcagcatcacgGTGCCCTGCCCAAGGCTGTGCCATCAGGCGCTGTCCCTGCATGCAGGGGGAGAAGCCAaccctggctgcagcctttctgccccggcccttgtccccagcccagcctccccgCCACATGTGCACTCACCGCTTGCCCAAGCAACACAGAGCCAACGTTACATGCTGGGGCCTTTTACAGCTGCCCCCATTGTGACCTGTGCCCCGTGATGTCACACATGTCACAGTACAccacagccaggccagccccaccctttgtccccagcccagctcagccagtCCCAGGGGCCCTGGTGGACTGCTGAAGGCAGCCTTTGAGTGAATCTTCTTCCAAGAACTTCTCTTGCTCCTTCCTTTGTCTTGCTTCTCAGCTGCCCTCCCTTGCCAGTCCCATAGATATCCATGTTGGAAGGCAGCCTTGAGGATCATTGCCTCTAAGCCTTGACTCTAATCCATGCTGAGCTACACTTACATCTCTGATTGCTGAGCTTGGAAAAGACCCTGCAGATCACACAGTGCAACTGCAAACTTCACACTGCCTACTCCACCAATTAGCTGcatccccaaatgccacatccacatgaCTTTCCAGTCTCTCTGAGGGTGGCCACTCAGCCattgccctgggcagcctgttcccaaGAGGGAGATGCATTTTGTTGAAAGAGTCCACTTGAAAGCTCCTGGGGCACAACTTGTGCTAATTTCCTCTGCTCATACTCTTTGTTCTGTGGGGAATATAATGACCCTGACCTGGCCACAGCCTCCCTTCAGGGAGCCATAGAGAACTGCAATGTTCCCATGAGACACTTCTGCACTTTGCTAAACAGCCCCACGTCCCTCTGCCCTCCTTCATCACACTTGTGCTCCACAccattccccagctccattcccctGCTGTGCACACACTCAAGCACCTGCACATCTTTCTGGTCATAAGGAGACCAAAAGTGAATGCAGGATGTGAGGGACAGGCCCACCGGTGCCCTGTGGGGATGAcactcactgctctgctcctgctggccacactgcttcTGACAGAGGCTGGCATGCCATGGGCTTCTTGCCAATTGCAGCTTCTCTTGTCCCAGCCCGGAGCACTGCATGGCCTGCGAGAGGCCAAAGTGCAGCACCCAGCCTTCTGCCGCCTTCTGTCTCACACAGGCGGACTTGAGCCATCAATTCCACCTGTCCAGATCCCTGAGTAGAACCTTCCTACCCTCACACACATCAacactcctgccctgctcagttTCATTTAGATTTCACTCCAGTCACTGACTTTCATTCCAAACCCTCTCCCCAGGTGCCAGGATGTCCGTGTGCATTTTGCTAACCTGCAAGGCCACACTGTGAAGATGGGATCCCTGCACCCAAGAAATGCCCTCTTGCTCTGAGGCCTTCCATGCCACTGGCAGCACAAGGGAGAGCCCTGCCTTGGCCTTTGCCTTCTGCAAGGCCCCAGTTTGGGCAAGCCCTGAATTCCACAGGAGGTCAAAAACAAATGAAGGCACATGGGGAGAGGGCTGCAAGGCCAAGGTGTGTTGGGCTGCTTCTGTTCTGCTTGAATTTTGGATCCCTTTGTCAGGCACTTTCCTACAAGCAATCATTAATCCCACGCTGCACCCTCTGTCTCAGGGTTTTTATCACTCCCAGGTGCCGTCCAACTGCCTGCCAGCAAAATTGCCACAGCAACAAGCTCTGTCTCTGGGGCCATGCAGAAAGTGTTGGGCACTGTCCTCTTCTCTGGGCATGCTCAGCATGGGGCAAAGAACGTAACGTGAATATACATTTCCCTCTCAAAAAGACTGCTTCCTTGTAAGCTGTCTTTGCCTGTTTGAATTGACAACCATTTGGCAGAAGAATGGAATCTCAGCCCTGACACCATTTTCATCTCATGGCAAGGTTTCTTCCTAGATTTTAAAGTGCAAAAGTCCTGCAGCTGAATCTTCtctttccaaggaaaaatggaaaaatattgtaAGGAGTTAAATTGCATACAAATACCTGATAATGGTATTAGAATCTGAGTGGGAAATAAAGGTTGGCAGCTCCACACCTCTgttttttgttccattttttaaatAGCAAGACAGGGGAGCATCCTTTGAAAGCAGATAAACctggattatttttattaggaATTATAGAGAGCACGCCCTTAATGGTATTATTTTTCTAGACCCATTATCTGAGATTTGCTCTCACCTACTTCAGGCAATCattgaagaattaaaaaatagcaACTCAGTCACTGCTTCACCactttttttgtgggttttttttccccaagagaATACAACAGCACCACTACCACCATGCCTCTTCCCATGGTAATTACCAGGAATATACTTCAGACCCTGGAATCTGCAAAACATCAAAATAGGCTGTATGTGTGACCACTGTGCCTAAAAAAGTAAGAGTCTTCGTAAGCTGGTCTCATGTCCCAGTGCACAGCTATCTCATCACTGCCAGGCAGGAGATTCTACCCAAGCAGAGCCATCCTCCAAGTGTctagcacagagcagctctgtcagAGGTGCTGGTTTACATCAgtgcttctttctttccctttgtaAAGTAAAGGATATCTCTGCCTTGATTTGTAAtcagagaaatgcagatttgTGACTAACTATAGTCTTTCTGGCTACACCCCACCCTCATGGAAAGTTCTTTAATTCAGCATGTGTTTGTTCAGATTTTCAAATTCTCATATCATAAAATGATTCCTGAAATTTCTCATTTACTGGATTATTCACCATTTAGTCATTATGTTCATTTAAGCACctcaaaaatgaattttaaatagaTTCTCTCATACAGGAAGGCAGATGAATACACATGCACCCCTTCCTTATACACTGTCAGAAACTACAGTGAGCTGAGAAACAacattataaaatgaaaagtacCAGGGcctaaaaaaacctgaaaaacaggttatgcagcagcacttccccagaactcccttccctctgcaggacTAGTGCCTGCCCCTGCCATAGGTACACGGTGGGATGTTTTTCTGTGGAGATCACCCTTGGCCACCCCTACCTCCAGCACATGGCATGAGGAGTACCTCACCCTGGCTTTCCTTGCTAGGAAATAAATCTAGTTAATCTAGTTTGCAAAGcaccctcctttttttttttttttttttttttttttttaataaataatctTCATTGGAAGGCAACAAGTTAAAACAAGCATTAAAACACAtcctcacagaaaaataaatatgaaattcaGCTCACAGCAATTGGATTACTAGAGCTgtcaaatcacagaataaataaaaaataatttcagagagGAGCATATCTCCAACTATTAGTTAATTTTCCAGTACGCTAATTCAGGCTATTTGCTGATGGATTTTGCCATGTCTGATTACCAATCGGTTAAAAGCTTTGCTTGGAAATTACTGGTTGTCCACAGCCATTTTTCCAAAGATAATGCAAGCAGGATTTCCATAATCAGCTTGCTTCCACTCCCTGATAGACAATTAATTCTTAAACCATTCATGTTGGATTTGCTTCAGTGCTTGGATGAGAGTAAATCAGAGATATTGGAAAGTCATAAGGAAATATCCTTCTTCATGGTCCAATACTCTTTGCTACATGCAAATATGGCTAAGTATGCAGAGAGGCTGCCGCTGAACACTCAGCACAATTATCTGCAGCTAATCCAAAACAGTTTATGAGCAAAACTGGAATGAGCATTTCATGCTGCTACTAGGATTGCAAAGGAGTCTTTCTTGATTGGACTGGCTCCAAGCCAGCAACAAATGGATTTTCAGGAGCCACCAAGTTTGTGGTAGATTTTGTTTCAGGGGAAAgttgtgaggaggaggaggaggtgggatCACCTTCCAGACGCATGTCCGTGGTTCTCCCCATAACAGGTCAGCACCCAGCTGCCCACActcctcccaccctgccttCCATTTGTGTCCCATGGGTGGAGTCTGCCACTCTCACGAGCACTCTGTGACAATCCTGCTTGGTCTAGGATTTGCTCTGGAAGGCATCCATGCAGCATCCCCACAACGGCAGACTATGTATTTTGAAAAGGATTTTCCGACATGCTTTAATTTGGTTTAACACCCACTGAATTCACAGCTAAGTCAGTGGTGGGAGTCTTGAAAAAAGAACACCCACGAGCCACACAAAGCACCGTTTTTGGACAGTATCAATGCCTCCTCTGGGTAGAGTAGGTAGGAGGGAAAGCATTGCCTGCCTGGTACACATTCTATCTCTCCTTGCACACAGTCACCTCTGAGAGACATTTATTCTTCTGTCCTCAGAGCTGTGTGGTCCCTTCCACCTGTGTATTACCACCAGTGCTGGCAGTATTTCATACTCAGTTTTGTAGGAATAACCTCACAAGGAACAAGGTGGTGAGAAGtcagagaaaagagaattttccaGCATGCTCAGTGAGGATATTTGTTGATGGATTTTCATACACTTGATTACCAAGCCattaaaaatctctttgaaaGTCTTGTCTGCCCGCCAGCATTTCCCCAGTGGGTATTGTCCTGAGCATTTATGTGACAGCTCATATGCAGCTGGGCTCAAGCAAAGACTCAGGCCACCTATCTCAGGCTCTGcaccagcagaagcagcaaaaggcGGGACCTCAGAGCTGGCATTAAAGCACACCACTTAGCCTGCTGGTCACTGAGCCCTTTCCTCTAAGGGACACAGATCAGAAGGTTCCCATCCATCCGTCAGGACTGTGTTTTCTTGCCCATGTTACTCTGTCCTTCTACTGGCAGCATCTTCTTGGAaggtaagaaaaggaaaacagtgagGCTGTTGAGACAATATAAACCTTCCCTGTGCATCCTCCAGCTGTCCCTCCAGTATCAGCCAAGtttctttctcctccagctgcctgtgcctgcttGCTGTCCTCCTCCAAGTAAAACTCAAATCCACTTCCCTACTTGCCCTGCCATGGCTCACAACAGTCATGGGGTAtttgctgctcctcctcacagGTCACTTCCTCAGAGATACTGCCACATCCCCTCATCCATGGAGCTGGAGGCTCTGGGTAGGTTTTGGTCTCCTCAGGAGATGGCAAATGGCTGTGGAAAAAGAGGTGCAGAAAATGATATTCCCCTCACCCCACTgggggctctggcagctccGCTGCTGAGAACCAGACAGGCTGAGCAACAGAAAACTGACAAACCCTGATCAATAATAAAGTCATAATAAAGCCGTGCCAGCTGGCAACAGCAGCGTctgtcagcagggctggatttgCGCGGAGGGAGCCTGCTGTCGTCTGGGTCTGGAAAAATGCAGAGCCCCGCAGGAATTGTGGAGAGTGAGGGTGTCCCCCCATACTGGTGCCTGTCAACAAAAGTCCCACCCTGCACCTACAGACCAGTCACAGCCCCTGACAcactgctggccatgctggccACCCCTTTGGGCAAGGCAGTCACTGGATTAATGGTCTGCAGGAGGAAAAACTGGGTTTTAGGGCTCACACTGAAGAACTCCCTGATCTTACTGACTCCCACCCTGAGCTGGCACAGATGGGTTCACAGAAGACACACCTTGGGAAAGGGATT
This window contains:
- the LOC134549270 gene encoding inositol 1,4,5-trisphosphate receptor-interacting protein-like 1; protein product: MDTWVLWFLLLQILHQYPKPVGDGLDKATRLRMEARARFQEEVKMRLEMEVEQLALEQELEQLALEQDFWAQRDLPWSALQHWQVWAPAARVLLVLALWYIWGKRSQRREEREEDNDVNGEENGNDAGHGQEVGNIAANEEGAGGNEVGNEAANAAVGNEADNHDEDDEIGRMLLQRIQWPVQDLERGCRWTAALMESLAFYFPHVLSTTFYPVLHEAIAVGSAFEGWSPREQDVVYQVLIPMTPPRGHSFHLETDTEGQRSELNFRIRVEQVCTCGREQQDEQVLCLLHHPDEELEGDEHPNVLQSLCRDSYLDVEKTARWFCQLMRAIWPALPQAHNWHLVLLPSRRSCQFKVSNGQESFRIEMLFGVREDNTDIFASSEPRQGYTPSTIWPESYAVAEIKFFRYITRRAPPDSLHLKCLQFFTRLQLGLGIDTYTMKTIVMHILSILPASSWTTRHFVRRLMDISENLRICIEVRRLNHFIIGNQRLPQGINLPLHVLLARQYNLFHHLQLDPVAHSQAMSQYMDLRESLHRILNDED